Below is a window of Myroides profundi DNA.
CTCTAAGTCAACAGCTATAGAGTGTCCTTGATTAGCTCTTATCTTAGTACCATCAGTACTATAGGCATATCTCTTCTTATTGTTAGTCTCTACGATTTCGTCAAGCTCTTTCTTGGTAAACGATACTCTATGTTTACTACATTTACTGATTAACTCCTCTACATCAGCCCATCCATTCTCATCTAATTGTATTCCTATTTTACTAGGCTCATGTCTAAGCACTAGACTTAAAAATTTACCTATACTTTTCTTTCTATTCTCGTCCATTATCTTTCTAATTCTTCCAAACTTAGTCCTAACTCTTTAAGTCTATGCTCTAAGTTCACTATAATATAATTTTCTTCTTCACTATCCTTATACTTCTTATACACCACTTTATAGCACGACAACAATCTCTCATCGTTTACTTCCTTTAACCCTTGTAAAGCATATAAAACGACTCTCTCATCATCGTCATGTAAACATTTGATAAACTGATTTAGATAGTCCTTCTTGTTCTTGGCTTCTCCTAGCGTATAGATAGCTGTTGCACGTATGGCCTGATTAGCAGATTGAAGTCCTGCTAATATATAATCACCGTAATCATCTGTTGCTTTTGACACGACATAGGTATAAAAACGAAAAGTCTCCTCCTCATCGATGGTATCGCTTAATGGAGTAATGAACGGCAGCCAATACGCCTTATCCTCTGCATACCAATGTATTATTTTTAAAGAGACAAGAAGGTTTTGACCTATTAGTTCTTTAATAAAAGGAATGGCTCTTGTAAACGCTACTTTTGCCAAAATCATCGTAAGAGAACTCCTTATATCATCGTCACACTTCTCAGAAAGAACATATTCTATCTCTTGAAGAATAGCTTCACTAATCTCTTTCTTTCGTATTAGACCAACTAGATATTCTAATTTCTCCTCTTTATCTTCAATAGTCTTAAATGACTCCCAGAGTAATTCACTGCTTCCACCTCTAGCATATCCAAACCATCCAGCGTCTTTACTTACTAATTCTCCTGATATAATCTCATCTAACCATCGCTCATACCAGTCTAGGAAGTGCGCTTCATAAGCGAAGCTTGGTTGATAATCTTCATTTATATATACTATTCTTCCGCGATGCTCCCCATTCATCACAAGGCAGGTCGTGATAGCACATCCTTGAGTACCGATGGCTAATAAACCACTAAACAACTTGTTCTGAATCTCATAGTAGTCCTCATCAGACAAATCGTCTTCTTGTAAAGCAAGAGTTAATGCTTCCCATTCCTCCTTGGTCATTTTAGGATCTAAAATACACGCTTGTGCTATAGACTTCTTAATATCCTCTACAAATACATCGATTAGATTGGTCCCTAAAGGATATATACCATAATAAGGTCCTGCAGCACTACTCCCATAAGCATCTTCTTGATTAGTTCCATTTCCTACCTGAGTAAGAAAAGCGACATAAGCCTCTGGCAACTCTAAATTATACTCTTGTTCAAAGTGTTTTATATCTGTGTGACGTACTACTTCTCCTATTCCATATTGATGTGAACTTGCTCCAAAAACTTGATATTCCTGATCAAAATCCTTAATCGTACTAAGCTTATCTTTTATTCTCTCTATCTGTACATTCATAATTTTCTTTTTCCTACTACAAAGAAAGTGAATTTAACCACATAATTATATCGCCATAAAAAGGTATCTTAAACGATAATACTATTGGTAATAACGATTTTAAAAATTACTTGAAAAGATACTTAAATCACTCCCATCATAATCAGGCATGAAATACTGAAGTATCGGGATATAAGCATTGTGCATCCCACTGTGTTCTTTTATTTTCTTCTTGTTTTTCATGATAAATCCATCATAAAAACAATTCTTTTCTTCTCCTAATACTTGCAAAACAGCTATATCTAGATAGGGATGTCTTCTACTGAAGGATTCTATCCCATTGTCATACGCGAATACCTCTTTTACTTCCTTTGCCCCATTGACTAGAGTATCGATATCTCTATATACAACTAGGAATTGTTTCTGATGGCATACCACACTAACAATATTACTAAAAGGAAATAACTTACTCAATTCTTGATTAAAAGCATTCTCATTACAGTCCACTAAAGGCACTACGATATAAGACATTTCCATATACAACTCAGTTTAATGTTATCTTAATCCAAGTTACTATATATAATACACTGTATTGTAATCCAAATCTTAAGTAATTATAACTAAATTATTAAAATCACACTAATAAAGAAACAAATCAAAATTTTTAACCTTTATACTATATAATATTAATATTAGACAAATATTAATCTATTATTTTAGTGCTCTTTATTTACCAATATCCTATAATAGCTTTCTGATCTAAAGTAAGAGATATATCATCAGACTCTTCATTAATGATTAATAAACAATCATATTGTTGCATTGAATAACACACATCATTAACCACTGCAATACTATCTACTAAGGCGAATATAAATAGGTACACAGCATTAGTACTCACCCCACCAGAACTAATCTGTACTACTTCATCCTTTATAGATTGATGTAACATTAGATTAAAATCTTTACCTAAGGAATAAGAGGTAATGTCTTCTTCAGAACCAAAAGAGAAAAGAGTATGAGTAGTATAATATTCCTCTTTCCCTTGTCTATATAGCTTAAAATCCCCTTCTAGCATAGACAGATATCTCCTATATCCATTAAAACGGGTAAACTCAGAAGGAACTGCTTCTATAGTAGCACTGCTTATTCTAAATATAAAATCCTTATCTGCATATTGAGCATCTCGAGGATATATCACATACTCATTTGTCTTACCTCCTGACCAAACACTAGTTGTGATCTCTTCTTTTTTTATTACTTCTATTGTCATGCGTAGAAACAGTTTACTCTTTATTTAGCTATAAAACGAACATCTTTCTCATTCGTTTTATCCACCACTAAGATAATACATGGATGTATTGTAAAGCTTCTATTTTCTTGACTTTGTTTAATTGTATAAGACAACTCTAACACATCTCCTTTCGCTACTAATTCCTTTATTTCAAAAGAAGTATCTTTATCTGTAGGCTGACCTACTAAAGCTAAGACAAATGATCTTTTAAAATCAATAGGCGTTGGTACTCCCTGCTCTCCCATTGTAGCTGCAGTACCAAAGTAAGACTCAAAGTGATCTTGTGAAGTAATACGAAGACTTTCTACTTTATCATTCTCCACTGTATTTTTTACAAAATACCCCTTAGCCAACTCATATTTTACCTCCTGTTGTTTATCTACATCACTTAATTCTATTTCATTCTCTGTACTTTCTTTCTTAGCTGTGTTACAACTACCTAACAGAATAGTCCCTAATAATAGTATCAATATACTTCTGTTCATAATATAGATTTTATCTAAAATAACTCTCTATCTCTTCTTTTATTGCAACAAAACGTCAATTTAACTTTTATACCATATCATATATAATTCAAATCTTTAAATATATTGTAATTACTATCATTGTTAGATTTTAACACACTGCCCTTTATTGTCAATAAAAAACTATTTTCTATATTTAGTTCTATAACTAAAACATATCGAATTTTTAAACCCGTGAACTATTATGAAAAAAAGAAGTTTTTTAGTGAGTACGATTCTGTGCTCTGCCTTTATATTCACATCATTAACAGCTTGTAACAAGAATGATGACAACGGAAACAAACCACAAGAAGAACACTTTATCTCTGAGAAGGACTATAGTCTAGATAAACTGGATGAAGCAGGGTCTATTAAAATAATGACTTATAATATGCCTTATCTAAACGGAAAGAGTCAAAGTGCTACTGCTCTTATCATGTATCCCAAAACACCTAAACCAAAAGATGGTTACCGCATCGTGGTATGGGCTCACGGTACAGTAGGAGTAGCAGATGCTTGTGCACCTAGTAATAATCCATTAGGAGAGAACTTTAAAGTAACTGCTAAAGCCTTATTAGCTCAAGGATATGTGATCGTAGCTCCTGATTATGAAGGACTAGGTACCCCTGGTATACATCCTTACTTACACCTAAAGAGTGAAGCCCTATCTGCTACTTATGCTATCAAAGCTGTAAAAGATAAATACACTAACGATTTTAACGGAGATTGGATGTCTGCTGGACAATCTCAAGGTGGTCAAGCTTCTCTAGGTATAGCTGAGTTAGCAAATAGTGATACTACTTATAAAGGAGCTGTAGCTGGTGCACCTGCCTCTAGTTTAGGAAAAATCATTCTAGAAGTAGCTCCAGTAGCTCTTGCAAAAATAGAAGCTATGGAAAATGCTAGCCCTACTCCTATACCTTTAGAAAAGAGAAGTTCTGTTACATCTTATGCTACGCTATTAGCTTATGCTGCTCTAGCAGGAGTAGGTATTAAAGCAGAAACTCCGTCTTATGACTATACTGCGATATTCGAAGATAGAGCTAAAGGCTTTGCTAAACTAGCTGAAGGAAGTAATGGAGATAATGGAGACTGTCTAGATGGAGTACGTCAAGCGTTTATGGCTGACATCATTAAGTATATGAATGAAGATCCTAGTAATAAGGTAATGACTTACCCTGGTCTTAATAATGAGAAGTTTAAGAATGACCCTATCATCCAAAAGTTCTTACAAGATAGTCAACCAGGAACCAAGAAAATAGACAAACCTATCTTAGTCATCCAAGGACAAGCGGATACTAATGTACCTGCTATCGTGACTCAGGGAATGGTAAAAGGCTTACAAGACCTAGGTTCTCCTAGTGTAGAGATTATCTTAGTAGAAGGTGCTGGACACACTCAAGCAATCGTATGGAAGAATGATGAACTAGTGAAGTTTATCAATAAATACATGCCCGCTCAATAGCAAATAAACACAAAAACAATAAAGGTCACTAACAGAAGCTAGTGACCTTTATTATATCTTTAAATCAAGTACATTAAGTCAGAAAATTCTTAATTCTTAATTCTTAATTCTTAATTCTTAATTCTTAATTAAACTATATCTCGTGTTGCAAAACGAAAGCTTTGTTATACGTCTCTTTGCGTTGTTTACGAGGATAGAATACTAAGCCTATCTTACCATCAGTGATAGGACTTATCCCTGATAATACTAAATCGTTATTATCAATAGACAACACTTCCTTAGTCAATAAGTTTTGATATCCTTTTTTATTCTTGTTATAGAACAGTTCTACTAGTTCATCATTCTTAATCACTAACCACCCATTTCCAAACTCAGTCGTGAATTGTACTGCATTAGTATCATCACTTACGCGTTGTGGAT
It encodes the following:
- a CDS encoding SMI1/KNR4 family protein; protein product: MNVQIERIKDKLSTIKDFDQEYQVFGASSHQYGIGEVVRHTDIKHFEQEYNLELPEAYVAFLTQVGNGTNQEDAYGSSAAGPYYGIYPLGTNLIDVFVEDIKKSIAQACILDPKMTKEEWEALTLALQEDDLSDEDYYEIQNKLFSGLLAIGTQGCAITTCLVMNGEHRGRIVYINEDYQPSFAYEAHFLDWYERWLDEIISGELVSKDAGWFGYARGGSSELLWESFKTIEDKEEKLEYLVGLIRKKEISEAILQEIEYVLSEKCDDDIRSSLTMILAKVAFTRAIPFIKELIGQNLLVSLKIIHWYAEDKAYWLPFITPLSDTIDEEETFRFYTYVVSKATDDYGDYILAGLQSANQAIRATAIYTLGEAKNKKDYLNQFIKCLHDDDERVVLYALQGLKEVNDERLLSCYKVVYKKYKDSEEENYIIVNLEHRLKELGLSLEELER
- a CDS encoding HutD family protein, which produces MTIEVIKKEEITTSVWSGGKTNEYVIYPRDAQYADKDFIFRISSATIEAVPSEFTRFNGYRRYLSMLEGDFKLYRQGKEEYYTTHTLFSFGSEEDITSYSLGKDFNLMLHQSIKDEVVQISSGGVSTNAVYLFIFALVDSIAVVNDVCYSMQQYDCLLIINEESDDISLTLDQKAIIGYW
- a CDS encoding alpha/beta hydrolase family protein, which translates into the protein MKKRSFLVSTILCSAFIFTSLTACNKNDDNGNKPQEEHFISEKDYSLDKLDEAGSIKIMTYNMPYLNGKSQSATALIMYPKTPKPKDGYRIVVWAHGTVGVADACAPSNNPLGENFKVTAKALLAQGYVIVAPDYEGLGTPGIHPYLHLKSEALSATYAIKAVKDKYTNDFNGDWMSAGQSQGGQASLGIAELANSDTTYKGAVAGAPASSLGKIILEVAPVALAKIEAMENASPTPIPLEKRSSVTSYATLLAYAALAGVGIKAETPSYDYTAIFEDRAKGFAKLAEGSNGDNGDCLDGVRQAFMADIIKYMNEDPSNKVMTYPGLNNEKFKNDPIIQKFLQDSQPGTKKIDKPILVIQGQADTNVPAIVTQGMVKGLQDLGSPSVEIILVEGAGHTQAIVWKNDELVKFINKYMPAQ